In Sporanaerobacter acetigenes DSM 13106, a single window of DNA contains:
- a CDS encoding MgtC/SapB family protein — MTNQNQIILRLILSAIIGGLIGLEREANNRPAGLRTHILVTVGSTLIMLVSIDGFYDVTTGLYLGDPARLASQVISGIGFLGAGTILRTGSHIKGLTTAASLWVCAGIGLAIGNGYYLGGLVTTGIVLITLVSLRSFEKKVLKTNYRTLEITANNRPGIIGDIGILLGIYNISIKDIFLMDSDDTIITAFIQIKLPSNININEFIQDIHKIDGIFQIGFAEEQFDSVI; from the coding sequence ATGACCAATCAAAATCAAATAATATTAAGACTTATATTATCAGCTATAATTGGGGGACTGATTGGATTAGAAAGGGAAGCAAATAATAGACCAGCAGGACTTAGAACTCATATTTTAGTAACGGTTGGCTCAACATTAATCATGCTAGTATCTATAGATGGCTTTTATGATGTGACAACTGGTTTATACCTTGGTGATCCAGCTAGATTAGCTTCTCAAGTAATAAGTGGCATAGGTTTTTTAGGTGCTGGTACTATTTTAAGAACTGGCAGTCATATAAAAGGACTTACTACAGCTGCTAGTTTATGGGTTTGTGCCGGCATTGGATTAGCTATTGGTAATGGATATTATTTAGGAGGATTAGTGACTACAGGAATTGTACTTATAACATTGGTAAGTCTAAGATCTTTTGAAAAAAAGGTTCTTAAAACAAATTATAGGACTTTGGAGATAACTGCAAACAATAGGCCAGGCATTATTGGTGATATTGGGATTTTGTTAGGAATATATAATATTAGTATAAAAGATATTTTCCTAATGGATAGTGATGATACCATAATAACAGCTTTTATTCAAATTAAATTACCTAGTAATATCAATATAAATGAATTTATACAGGATATTCATAAAATAGATGGAATTTTTCAAATTGGATTTGCAGAGGAACAGTTCGATTCTGTGATTTAA